A region of the Dyadobacter sp. CECT 9275 genome:
ATCATCGCTCAGTTTATGATAAGGTATGAGCATATAAGCCATCATGCCAACAAAAGCAGCTCCCAGAAAATACTGCACCGCATTATTGCCATTATCCAGCCGCTTTGCATTTCTGGACAGCATATACCCCACCGCTAAACCTCCTCCGATGAAAGCCGCAATGGTGATAGCCACCTGCGAATATACCCTGTAAACAGCCCGTGGAGGAGGAGGGGTGATTCTTGGTGGTGGAGGTAAGGTCTCACCCGTCTCAATTTTTTGCTCTCCTTTTGGCGGTTCGGGCCGGGGCGTTTTAGACTCGTCCACAACAATTTCCGTAGGGCCCGTCTTAAATCCTGTTACGCCTTCCTTTGCAGTTACCGCAAGCTGAAGTGCTTCCAGGAATTCGGTGCAGCTGGCATAGCGTTCTTCCCTTTTTTTGGCCGTTGCTTTAAGCAGTACCTCATATACCGGCCTGGGATAGCCAGGTACTTCTCCAAGTGGTTTGAAGAGTACGTCGTCCATTAGCTGCTCATGAATGTACGGTTCCTCCCCAGTGGTGAGGATGTAAAACATCAGCCCAAGGGCATAGATATCCGTCAGATGATTCACTGTTGTAGGGCGCAGGTGGTGCTCCGGGCTCTTGTAGTATTGCGTACCCGAGGTAGTAAGGCTTCCCATGGAACTGATCTTGATATGTTCCATTTCCGTTTCCTCCAGTATCTTGGCTATTCCAAAATCCAGCACTTTTATATTTCCTGTGGATGTCAGAAAGATATTGGAGGGCTTTACATCCCTATGGACCAACCCTTTGCCATGTGCGTGTTCAAAAGCCGGTAATATCTGACCATACCATTTCATCACGATGTCGAGCGGTAGCGCGGCTGAACCCTCCTTACTTTCCTTTTCCAAAACATAAGCTTCCAGATCCTGCCCGTCCAGATATTCCATAATAATAGCCACCGTCTGCTCATCCTGGTAAAAATCCATTGCCCTGACGATATGGTCATTACGAAGCGAAGCCATGATCATGGCTTCCTTCTGGAAGTGCTTGCGCAGGGTAACATTTTCTGCATTGCTCTTGTGCAGTATCTTGATCGCAACTTCTGCACCCAGATCATTTTGGGCATAATAAAGTGCCCCCTGTGCTCCCTTGGCCGAAATCTCACTCAGGATCGTATAGTCCTTAATCTTTGAATTTATGAATGACATGATAGAAAAGGATTTCGTACACGAATTGTTTGAATTGTTGTATTGAGCGCGGACTTTCCTAGCCAAATCCTGATGACGGCTACAAGCAGCTTGGCCTGCGTACAAAAATGGGTACGGAGCGCTGCCCGGACCAGGTCTGCGTCATCTGTGAGTACTTTAATCGCGACTTCGGCCCCCGGTTCATACTTAGCATAAAAAAGAATACTGTTCTGCCCCGCTGAGATTTCACGCAAAAGCGTGTAGGCCTTTATTTTGGTGTTAATCAGTTTCATAAGTTGGGAGGTGAGCTTATTCGGTTGTCGGTTTACCGATTGAGTGCCGACCGAATATTTGAATCGGTTCTTGCATCATTTTCCATGCAATCATTGGTACCCAATACTTTGTAGTCTGCATTGGATCCGTCTTCATCTACTTCGAGCAGCACCCTTACTTCATGCTTGCATTCGTAACCTCCATAGGGCTGTCCATACCAATAGGACGTTACGTCAATGGAATATCTTTTGTCATCACATTCCCAGTCCTTCATATAATAGGTGGCATTTTTCCCGGTACTCGGATTGCAGACCTTCATCATATTGGTTGCAAACTTACTGGCAAACGCTTCTGCAACTTCCTGAGAACCTTCCTTTTTGGTGCCTACTATATAGACGGCTACCACGAAGATGAATGCCACCACTCCACCAACATACCAGTAGTATCTTGAGTTATCTTTTACTGGGGCCAGGTGCCTGTTGGTCCGATTCCACATTTCGGGGGCATCTTTCAACTTTTTCCAGGGGCCCAGTTCTTCATACCATACCAGGGTATCCGGCGGGAGGTTAAAAATGTTGATTTCTTCGATCGTGTAAGGGCCCATCTGCGAGCTGCCTTTCAGAAAATAGTACTTCTTTTCCATAATGGTGAGTATACATTAATATTGGGTTATAATCAGGTCTTTGGCAAAATGTCCGTAAGCCATGGGATGCTGAGGCGAACCGTAGCGTTGTCTGGCCGTCTTCGAAACATTGTAATGTAAATACTCAAACAGCTCCTGGATGGTGACTTTCCGGTCCTTATTGGTATCCGAATATCCTCGTAAGCCTCTCAGCAGGAAGTAGCTAAAAAGCCCTTGCTCAATTTCCGACGATTCCAGAGAGGTTTCGTCCGGTCTGGAAGACATCAGTATCAATACATCGCTTCCTTTGACGTCCTTTGCCGTTACGGGTGGCGGGACTTTCAAAGCCCTTTTCTGGGTAATTGAACCTGAAAAACAAGCATCAGCCATACAAATTTTTGTTCTGGCCCGGCACCGTTTGAATATCTCCTTCACCTCCCGGTGTAATAGCAGGCTACCTTCGCTTCCATCATAATCGTATGGAATAAATGCACCTGGGTCACCATGTCCCGAAAAGTAAAAAATCACTTTGTCCTCAGGTTTTGCAAACTGGAAAATGTACTTCATAGCAGCAACAATTTCTGCCTTCCCTGCTTTCCTGTTCACCATATAGCGGATCTGATTGGATGGTATATTCCCCCCCGCATTGCTCCTCAAAAAAGTATAAAATTTTTGTGCATCCGATACTGTATATCTTAAATCCCCATCGGTTGGCGGATAATATTTGTAATCCGCCACTGCAGCCACGATAGCATAAGTGGTCCCGAACCCACGGGAAATGCACAGGCACATCAACACGAGCGTGAGGTAACAAAAGTGGTATTTCATTTCAGCTTTGCGGGTTAGCGTTGGAGTTGTTGTTGTTTTCGGGCGCCGAATTTTCTTCTATACTATCTTCCTTTTTATCTTCCTTCTTACTCTCTTTCTGGCTTTCCTTTTTCTTTTCGGATGACTTCTTATTGCTTTTACTATCATCCTTACCCACATTCTCCTTTTTTGCCTTATCGTCTTCTTTTTTCTTATCCTCCTTTTTTGCCTTCCCCTCGTCACTTTTTTCCGGTTGTGCCGGCTTCGGCTGAAATTCTATTTCAAACCCTGAGTCAACCGGTTTCTCTCTTTTTTCTATTTTTTTATAAAGGTAAAATCCTCCCCCAACCACAACCGAACATAATACAGCAATTACCGCCAACACAATCGTCCGATTGACCGACTGGATAATCGTATTTGCCACGGCGAGCGGTTCAGGCGGAAGAGGAGGCTGCACCGGCGGCGGGCCGACCCTCCTTTTACGCTCCCCATCCTTCCCCTCACCCTCAGAATGCTTGTTTTCGGACACTTCCTCGTCCGGATTGGCATCTTCCGCAAGAATTACGTCTCCGTCGTCCTTTAAAGTCAGTACAGAGGAAGTCCAGGCTCTGGCGCTTCCCGTGGCCGACTCCACTCTGACCAGATATGCGGAGTAATTATCCATTGATTTAACCAGACAGTTCTTTTCAATCTGTCCTAACTTGTCGGTGTCAGACCCATCCGAAGCCAGAATATTCACGAGTTCGTCTTCTTCAATCCCCTCCAGGATACCATCAGTACACAGGAAAAAGTAGTCTCCGGCCTGTATATCGGTTATCTGATTTACATCGGCCTGTGTGGGGCGATTCTTGCGGCCTTGCACAGCACGATCAATGACATTTCGCTGCGGATGATGCAGTGCTTCTTCGGGTGTAAGATCCCCGGAAAGTACCAGCTTGTTGACCCACTTATGATCATTGGTAACAAAACGGATGGTTCTGTCCCGGATATGATATACCCTGCTGTCCCCAACGTGCGCAATGGTAGCACCGTTTTCGTGCAAATGTAAAAGGGTAAGTGTAGTACCCATGCCTTTTGCACCAGGGTTTTGGGAAATAAAATGATCTATCTGTTCTTCAGCGTAACAAAGGGCGTCGGCAATGAGAGTGGGGTTGGAAACCCCATCAATTTTGTATCGAAATGCATCACAGACAATACGGCTTGCTTCCTCTCCTTTCGCATTTCCGCCAATCCCGTCACAAACTACGAATAACCTGTCTCCGGTTTGTGCACTCCCCTTTTCCGGGAAAATATTATCTTCATTATTATCCCTGCGGCCGATCTCATGGAGGGCCAGGGGCTCGTATATTTCTATTTTCATCATGGTTAAACCTGTTCAGGAAGCATACTTTGTTGTCAGCTGACGGCCTGCGGGGCAAATCAGTGGGTTATCACTACGGTTTTCATATAGCCCTCTCGCTTCACTTTCCTCGAAGCCTCGGATGAACTTTGGGTAGATTCCTTAGTTTTTAGTACAATTTTGGTTCTTCCCAACTGTACGGTATCTCCATCCAAAAGGATGATTTTGTCATATTCGGAGAGCCGCCGGAGCGCATTAATGAAAGTTCCATTGGTGCTGCCGATATCGGAAATAATGTAAATCAGCTTACCATCAGCCTTTTCTTTGACCTCTATGACGGAATGGTTCCTGCTCATAAAGGTATCATTGGTTTTGATCATCACTTCGCAGGGTTTATCTGGCGAATAGCGCCCTATCCTGTTTTTCCCAATTTTAAGAGGAAAGGTCTGTTCAGGAGTGAACTCGTCGTGGACAACTATCCAGCCCATTTCGGAAACCTCAGGGATGGCAGACCGGTCTGGCTCGTCCTTATGCTGGGCGGGTTTTGCTATTTTTTCAGCAGGTACCTTTATGGTGGTAATCTGCTTGCACTTCGGGCATTTTATTTCAAGGTCATTTCCGGGGCGCAGGCTGGGGTGCTTGGAATCCAAAACCAGATTCTGTTTACAGTGCGCGCAACGGCCTATTGTAACAAACATAATTCCAGAGAAGGTCAATTAAAGAATACTATTCAGGTCCAGGGTCTCATCGGAGTCGTAATCCTCGTAGGTGTCGTCGTTTTCATAAGCGTCTTCTGTATCATCCTGAGTCGGCTCATCCTGGTATTCAGCTTCATCTGACAGCTCTTCCTCAGCTGTATACTCATCATCCACGTACAAGGCATCAATGACGCCGTCGTGGTCTATATCCATTTCCACCACATCGAAGGAGCCATCTTCATCCGTATCCACAAAGAATAAGTCCGGATAATTCTCATCAGTGTCCACCGCCTCAATTATTTCGTCGGTACCAGAATCCCTGCCGTCTGTAACGTCTCCCTGGGCTTCACCTCCGACTTCTATAGCATCCACAGTTTCATTGTGTTCCTGCGAACCTATCCCGCCAGTCTGATCTATGATTGCGTTACCGTTCTGATCAGAGTCTGGCTCTCCCTGGGGTACCGTTTCATTTGGTGTATGAGCGATTGGGGTCGCAGGGGTCGTAACAGTATTGGTGTTTGCCTCAGGAGCATTTTCCGGTTCGTTGGGATCCTGATCCGGGACAGCGTCGGCCTCCGGATTTCCTGCAAGGGCCTCGATAATATCATCACTGAATTTGATACCAGCCGCAACCGCCGCCCCCGTTGCCGCCCCTGCGGCAGGAGCCCCTATTCCTGCCAGGTTGTTTTTCGGCCTGTCCGTATTTTTCTCCGGGGCTCTATGTCCTTTGTTGGTCAATTCGGGATCATTCGTACTTTCAGCCATGATTGGTATTTTAGGAAATGATTTAAGCCAAGGAGGGCATTCATAAATTACAACTATTACTATACTTCGCCCGGAGCCGGATGGGTAACCTTCTGTAGGTAATTTTTTGTTTTATAATATCTGCTCAAGCCCATTCAGAAATATCCATATCATTGTTCATATCTATGGCAATGTCATCCTCGCCTTCACCAATAACAACATCTGAACCTTGGTCCATATCCTCTTCATCTCCGTAACTGACAATTTCTTGTTCCTGCGCATTTTCGTCAATACCGAGGTCATACCACTGGTCTCCATTGATATCCACAAAATGGGAGTCGGCCACAAAATCGCCGTTCGTGTCTACCCCGGCATATTCAAAAACGCCATCCTGATCGATATCAAGCAGCACAGTATCCATCTGGCCGTCGTTATTGATGTCATACTCTACAGCATCTATTATGTCGTCCCCATTCATATCAAATGCCAAACCGTTTATCACTTCCTCTTCGGGCACTGCTGAGTCTCCTGCAATTGCACCATTTGAAACTTTACTGGCTATTGCTTCACTATAGTCTGAGTCCTGTTCCACAGGCTCGGCAGGAAGTTCACCTGTAAGCTCAAATGACTCGTCTTCGGACGATACGTCCAAGCCATCAATGATATCATCGCCATACTGCACACCCATTGCCGCAGCAAAACCTCCCGCAGCACCAGCTGCTGCTGCCTGAATCTTTTGTTTATTTTCCTTACTCAGTTCCTTTTTCATAACGTTTTACACTTTTTAATGGATTCCACTATTTTACCAGTATCGCCTTACAGTTCCTGCAATTCTTCTTTTTCGCGATCAACTCCCACCTCATATTACCAAAATGGGTATTGCAGTTAGGGCATACATACACTTCCTGGAACCAATCGTCCAGTTTTTCCTTCTGAACCTGAAATTCCAGCGCTTTATTCCTAAAAATGGATCCTACAGGAAATATAATCCTTAACAGCTTTTCCAACCAGTTTCCTTCTCTGATCACTGCCAGTTGATGCTTACGCTGGCGGTACTTATCAAATACTGCCCTAAGCTGTTCAAACTGATCGGATACGTCAACCACCTGTGGTTTGCGCTGAGGCTTTTGCGCATTACCCTGACCTGCCGGTTTTGCCTGTCTGGCAATTTTTTGAAAAAGCTGCTCGGCTTTGATTCGTACCTTTCCAACCCTTAGTTCATCAGCAGGATGCAGGACATAAGAACTGACCATCTGACCGTTTACAAATGTGCCATTGGTAGAATCATTATCTTCAACCAACATTTCATTTTCGGAGATCGGTGTAATATAGGCATGGGTGCCACTTACCGACGGGTGATCAGGTATGCTGATCAAATTTTCAGGATTTCGACCGATGGAATACTTTTTTACCATAACGAAAAGAAGGATAAAATTTCAGGCGATTCTGATGATATATCGAAGTAGGTACAGAAAGGTAACGTCGTTTTTCTTATTTTTTTTAGTTCTGCTCTTAAATCAAATAACACATGAGTTTATCGCATGGCCACTTTGATTAGAGGGCGGACCGAAGCCGCAGGGCCTGTTTATTAAATTTACTATCGGGCTCGGAGGCAATTTGGTCGATTAGTTTACGTGCTCTTCTACGTTCGTTCATTTTCAGGTAGGCCAGGGAGAGAAACCACTCTCCCTCCTGTCTGACCTTCTTGTTCTGAGATCGTAATGCTGCTTCAAGTAAAGGAACTGCTTTTTCAGGCTGCCCTTTTTTCATAAGATCCACCCCGGAACGAAATTTCTCATACGCTTTTAGTTCACCGCTTTTTTCCTGGAAAGCAGGATACTCCGGCCTGCTCATCACAAACGATTTTTCAAGTGTCTGTTCGTACATGCCATAAAGCCTGTCGTTCTGCTTGTGCCGGTAATTCACTATACCCACCCCGAAAACAAACAATACCACCGCAGCGGCGGCGGCCCATCCCCAGTTGATACGGGTTAAGCTGAAAACATTCCCGGGCTGGTCAGGAATCAGCGGCCTGACCGTTTCCGCCTGTACAGCTTCCATCTCTTCCTCTTTTAACCTGGCATGTATACCCTTCAGGTGTGGCATAAGTGCCATCGACTTTAATGCCCAGTAAACATCCAGATATGCCGCAGCCTCCTGCTGCAGTGCGGGGTTCAATCCCAGTTCCTGTTCCAGCAAGGCTGTTTCCTCCTCAGAAAGTGTCCCGTTGGCTCTTCCTTCGATACGTTCGATTTGTTCGTCTGTCAGTGCCATTGTTCAAAGTCTGAGACAATTTCCTTTAATTTTTTCATGCATTTATGTCTTTGGTTTTTAGCAGTATCTTCCGATATACCCAGTACCATACCGATTTCCCTCAGTGATTTGGCTTCCAGGTAAAACATCCGGATCACCTCACGGCAGTTCCCGGTCAGTTTCTCAAAAGCCTTTTTTACCAAAGCTATTGTTTCATTGCCGATCGTATCCTTCAAAAAGGAATCGTCGCTTTCAGGATCCTGATCGTCTGACAAGGGCGTATTCAGTCTGAAGCGCGCACTTTTCAGTACGGTTTGCCAGTTTTTTTTGCAATAGTCAAAAACGATCGTGGAGATTTTGGCCTTATCGAGTACAAAACGACCGGTCTGAAGGTTAAAGTAAAAGCTTTGAAGCCCCTCCTGGAAGCAATCCTCCGCATCCATTTCCGAACCGCTGTTTTTGAGTACATAGTTTCGGAAACCGGGATAAACTTTTCTGTACAGACATTCTACCGCATCATTTTCCTGATTTCTGAGGCCTTGGTAAAGAAGTTGTTCGGTTGAGTATGGTAAGCAAACAGTTGAGTTAGGGTTCACGTACTGAAAAAATGATGGGTTATAAATCC
Encoded here:
- a CDS encoding caspase family protein; its protein translation is MKYHFCYLTLVLMCLCISRGFGTTYAIVAAVADYKYYPPTDGDLRYTVSDAQKFYTFLRSNAGGNIPSNQIRYMVNRKAGKAEIVAAMKYIFQFAKPEDKVIFYFSGHGDPGAFIPYDYDGSEGSLLLHREVKEIFKRCRARTKICMADACFSGSITQKRALKVPPPVTAKDVKGSDVLILMSSRPDETSLESSEIEQGLFSYFLLRGLRGYSDTNKDRKVTIQELFEYLHYNVSKTARQRYGSPQHPMAYGHFAKDLIITQY
- a CDS encoding PP2C family protein-serine/threonine phosphatase → MMKIEIYEPLALHEIGRRDNNEDNIFPEKGSAQTGDRLFVVCDGIGGNAKGEEASRIVCDAFRYKIDGVSNPTLIADALCYAEEQIDHFISQNPGAKGMGTTLTLLHLHENGATIAHVGDSRVYHIRDRTIRFVTNDHKWVNKLVLSGDLTPEEALHHPQRNVIDRAVQGRKNRPTQADVNQITDIQAGDYFFLCTDGILEGIEEDELVNILASDGSDTDKLGQIEKNCLVKSMDNYSAYLVRVESATGSARAWTSSVLTLKDDGDVILAEDANPDEEVSENKHSEGEGKDGERKRRVGPPPVQPPLPPEPLAVANTIIQSVNRTIVLAVIAVLCSVVVGGGFYLYKKIEKREKPVDSGFEIEFQPKPAQPEKSDEGKAKKEDKKKEDDKAKKENVGKDDSKSNKKSSEKKKESQKESKKEDKKEDSIEENSAPENNNNSNANPQS
- a CDS encoding RNA polymerase sigma factor; translation: MNPNSTVCLPYSTEQLLYQGLRNQENDAVECLYRKVYPGFRNYVLKNSGSEMDAEDCFQEGLQSFYFNLQTGRFVLDKAKISTIVFDYCKKNWQTVLKSARFRLNTPLSDDQDPESDDSFLKDTIGNETIALVKKAFEKLTGNCREVIRMFYLEAKSLREIGMVLGISEDTAKNQRHKCMKKLKEIVSDFEQWH
- a CDS encoding serine/threonine protein kinase produces the protein MSFINSKIKDYTILSEISAKGAQGALYYAQNDLGAEVAIKILHKSNAENVTLRKHFQKEAMIMASLRNDHIVRAMDFYQDEQTVAIIMEYLDGQDLEAYVLEKESKEGSAALPLDIVMKWYGQILPAFEHAHGKGLVHRDVKPSNIFLTSTGNIKVLDFGIAKILEETEMEHIKISSMGSLTTSGTQYYKSPEHHLRPTTVNHLTDIYALGLMFYILTTGEEPYIHEQLMDDVLFKPLGEVPGYPRPVYEVLLKATAKKREERYASCTEFLEALQLAVTAKEGVTGFKTGPTEIVVDESKTPRPEPPKGEQKIETGETLPPPPRITPPPPRAVYRVYSQVAITIAAFIGGGLAVGYMLSRNAKRLDNGNNAVQYFLGAAFVGMMAYMLIPYHKLSDDELFQMFFLIQAVSAVVTYFVVEASQKKLIEKYVVYEGGEYEPASGMIGLLIAFFFINIVVLILALMVSSS
- a CDS encoding FHA domain-containing protein → MVKKYSIGRNPENLISIPDHPSVSGTHAYITPISENEMLVEDNDSTNGTFVNGQMVSSYVLHPADELRVGKVRIKAEQLFQKIARQAKPAGQGNAQKPQRKPQVVDVSDQFEQLRAVFDKYRQRKHQLAVIREGNWLEKLLRIIFPVGSIFRNKALEFQVQKEKLDDWFQEVYVCPNCNTHFGNMRWELIAKKKNCRNCKAILVK
- a CDS encoding DUF4339 domain-containing protein translates to MEKKYYFLKGSSQMGPYTIEEINIFNLPPDTLVWYEELGPWKKLKDAPEMWNRTNRHLAPVKDNSRYYWYVGGVVAFIFVVAVYIVGTKKEGSQEVAEAFASKFATNMMKVCNPSTGKNATYYMKDWECDDKRYSIDVTSYWYGQPYGGYECKHEVRVLLEVDEDGSNADYKVLGTNDCMENDARTDSNIRSALNR
- a CDS encoding FHA domain-containing protein, giving the protein MDSKHPSLRPGNDLEIKCPKCKQITTIKVPAEKIAKPAQHKDEPDRSAIPEVSEMGWIVVHDEFTPEQTFPLKIGKNRIGRYSPDKPCEVMIKTNDTFMSRNHSVIEVKEKADGKLIYIISDIGSTNGTFINALRRLSEYDKIILLDGDTVQLGRTKIVLKTKESTQSSSEASRKVKREGYMKTVVITH